One genomic region from Pseudoduganella dura encodes:
- a CDS encoding SDR family oxidoreductase produces the protein MAAALIIGASRGIGHELARQYLKDGWRVIATARKAEDCAELAALGAETHVLDVNNVEAVAGLGWKLDDERLDVAILNAGVYGPREDGFPLQTDFDSVMHTNVLAAMRLLPIIAPMVAAAGGTLAVMSSKMGSLSERHGASGSLYRASKAALNSVLIDTALTFGSQGATCVALHPGWVRTDMGGGDADLDPADSASGIRATLAALPAAGKPVFVTYDGQSIGW, from the coding sequence ATGGCCGCTGCCCTGATCATCGGCGCATCGCGCGGCATCGGCCACGAGCTGGCGCGCCAGTACCTGAAGGATGGCTGGCGCGTGATCGCCACCGCCCGCAAGGCGGAAGACTGCGCGGAACTGGCGGCGCTGGGTGCGGAAACGCACGTGCTCGATGTCAATAACGTCGAGGCGGTGGCCGGCCTGGGCTGGAAGCTCGACGACGAACGCCTGGACGTGGCGATCCTCAACGCCGGCGTGTACGGTCCGCGCGAGGACGGTTTCCCGCTGCAGACCGATTTCGACAGCGTGATGCACACCAACGTGCTGGCCGCGATGCGGTTGCTGCCGATCATTGCCCCGATGGTGGCCGCGGCCGGCGGCACGCTGGCCGTGATGTCGTCGAAAATGGGCTCGCTCAGCGAGCGGCACGGCGCCAGCGGTTCGCTGTACCGCGCCAGCAAGGCGGCGCTGAACTCGGTGCTGATCGACACCGCGCTGACGTTCGGCAGCCAGGGCGCCACCTGCGTGGCGCTGCACCCCGGCTGGGTGCGCACCGACATGGGCGGCGGCGATGCCGACCTCGATCCGGCCGACAGCGCCAGCGGCATCCGCGCCACGCTGGCGGCACTGCCCGCTGCCGGGAAGCCGGTATTCGTCACCTATGACGGGCAATCCATAGGCTGGTGA
- a CDS encoding MipA/OmpV family protein has translation MVKLFVLALAGACGMVHAQTPATNPMPDGSRDMYVGLGAQYAPRYEGARDRRTTALPMLQVQWSNGVFVSGMSMGMHLSESPSVEYGPLAALAPGRDVSGTKMFRLGTVGDNAGNPGGPSTWLPPPVGEFPAGSGEGAGEGEAANAGSAEEPREPAGGAINRLDGMRNIERRVLYGGFANVYLTPHLRVTTNALYGAGNDRNGLRLHVALQHLQQDIAPHHTLALSAGVTLVNRAYNMAYFGVTPEEADFHQINPEYHPGGGIEDVRLGARWNWALSPAWVVTNGLQASRLLGDARKSPLVERPTNVSVSTALVYRF, from the coding sequence ATGGTCAAGCTTTTCGTCCTTGCCCTGGCGGGCGCATGCGGCATGGTGCATGCGCAAACTCCTGCCACCAACCCCATGCCCGACGGCAGCCGCGACATGTACGTGGGCCTGGGCGCACAGTATGCGCCCCGCTACGAAGGCGCGCGCGATCGCCGCACCACTGCCTTGCCGATGCTGCAAGTACAGTGGAGCAACGGCGTGTTCGTCTCGGGGATGAGCATGGGCATGCACCTGTCGGAGTCGCCGTCCGTCGAATACGGTCCGCTGGCGGCGCTGGCGCCCGGGCGCGATGTATCGGGTACGAAAATGTTTCGTCTCGGAACCGTCGGTGACAATGCCGGCAACCCCGGCGGACCATCGACATGGCTGCCGCCGCCGGTCGGCGAATTCCCCGCGGGTTCCGGCGAGGGCGCGGGCGAAGGCGAGGCGGCCAATGCGGGCAGTGCGGAAGAGCCGCGCGAACCGGCCGGCGGCGCCATCAACCGGCTGGACGGCATGCGCAATATCGAACGCCGCGTGCTCTACGGTGGCTTTGCCAATGTCTACCTGACGCCGCATTTGCGCGTGACCACGAATGCGCTGTACGGTGCCGGTAACGACCGCAACGGCCTGCGCCTGCATGTGGCGCTGCAGCATCTGCAGCAGGACATCGCGCCGCATCACACGCTGGCGCTGTCCGCCGGCGTCACGCTCGTCAACCGCGCCTACAACATGGCGTATTTCGGCGTGACGCCGGAAGAAGCCGATTTTCACCAGATTAATCCGGAATACCACCCCGGTGGCGGCATCGAGGATGTACGCCTGGGCGCGCGCTGGAACTGGGCACTGTCGCCGGCATGGGTGGTCACCAATGGCCTGCAGGCCAGCCGCCTGCTGGGCGATGCGCGGAAAAGCCCGCTGGTGGAGCGGCCCACCAACGTTTCGGTATCGACGGCGCTGGTTTACCGGTTCTGA
- a CDS encoding S66 peptidase family protein: MQLIKPPRLLPGDTIGLVTPAGQVSKAAIDKAIANTEALGFQVKLGRHLEEVHGNYAGPWQHRLDDLHGMFGDPDVKAIWTIRGGSGAMQLLPHLDYALMRRHPKILVGYSDITALHVAIHRHAGLVTFHGPVGMSTLSDYSTGHLLDVLMRPEDEYTIPMALDNSRKAFDEPGHEHYALRTVVPGVATGRLTGGNLALVSALAGTPYAADIRDALLFLEEVNEEPYRVDRMLMQLNLNQPFRAAAGIMLGIFEGCGPAGDGPSLTLDETTDQHLRPLAIPAVTGWSFGHIRHQFTLPMGIRARMDTRRQTLTLLEPAVR, from the coding sequence ATGCAACTCATCAAACCGCCGCGGCTGCTGCCCGGCGACACCATCGGCCTCGTCACGCCAGCCGGGCAGGTGTCAAAGGCGGCGATCGACAAGGCCATCGCCAACACCGAAGCGCTCGGTTTCCAGGTGAAGCTGGGCCGCCACCTGGAAGAGGTGCACGGCAACTATGCGGGGCCCTGGCAGCACCGGCTCGACGATTTGCACGGCATGTTCGGCGACCCGGACGTCAAGGCGATCTGGACGATCCGCGGCGGTTCCGGCGCCATGCAGCTGCTGCCGCACCTGGACTACGCGCTGATGCGGCGCCACCCGAAGATCCTGGTCGGTTATTCCGACATCACGGCGCTGCACGTCGCCATTCATCGCCACGCCGGCCTGGTCACCTTCCACGGCCCGGTGGGCATGTCGACCCTGTCCGATTATTCGACCGGGCACCTGCTGGACGTGCTGATGCGCCCGGAAGACGAATACACGATCCCGATGGCGCTGGACAACAGCCGCAAGGCATTTGACGAGCCGGGCCACGAACATTACGCGCTGCGCACCGTCGTGCCCGGTGTTGCCACCGGGCGGCTGACGGGCGGCAACCTGGCGCTGGTCAGCGCACTGGCCGGCACGCCCTATGCGGCGGACATCCGCGATGCGTTGCTGTTCCTCGAGGAAGTCAACGAAGAGCCCTACCGCGTGGACCGGATGCTGATGCAGCTGAACCTGAACCAGCCGTTCCGCGCCGCCGCCGGCATCATGCTGGGCATCTTCGAAGGCTGCGGCCCGGCCGGCGACGGCCCGTCGCTGACGCTCGATGAAACCACCGACCAGCACCTGCGGCCACTGGCGATCCCGGCCGTGACTGGCTGGTCCTTCGGGCATATCCGGCACCAGTTCACATTGCCGATGGGAATCCGGGCGCGGATGGATACCCGGCGGCAGACCTTGACGTTGCTGGAGCCGGCGGTGCGGTAG
- a CDS encoding ATP-binding protein — protein MNRLFLRFFILVMLSISVAAFIVYFTIDRMFGDPLASIARNQAAAQIFLLEQYVDQAPADGWLDRLNKVREVSEVRFDLIPIAVAREHLSATERAAFDRGEVVIDLTNRSLLRRVDLSGDKYIGSDEEAIHAQNLPIDIKVALQMEAVRYLIVALALLVPIGIWSRAHWRGLQELMQVADRFGAGQLKARAEMKPGDSIYPLAERINHMAGRIETLLESQRGLLHSVSHEIRTPIARLEFAFELLHDTAGDVLLQKRIGNMQDDLTELKSLVNELLGMARLDSDQPLRYETFDLTEALRSCANSLPPATVSLDVSVPDGMGTYYGDCRLLMRATGNLLRNAQKYANGKVALSASSKLGEVTINVDDDGPGIPEEEREKVFEPFYRLDRSRDRNTGGFGLGLSIAGKAISLHGGSLKIDTSPLGGARFTISLPPA, from the coding sequence ATGAACCGCCTGTTCTTACGCTTCTTCATCCTTGTGATGCTGTCGATCAGCGTAGCGGCGTTCATCGTGTACTTCACCATCGACCGGATGTTCGGCGATCCGCTGGCCAGCATTGCCCGCAACCAGGCGGCGGCCCAGATCTTTCTTCTCGAGCAGTACGTCGACCAGGCACCGGCCGATGGCTGGCTCGATCGCCTCAACAAGGTGCGCGAAGTATCCGAAGTGCGCTTCGACCTGATCCCGATCGCCGTCGCCCGCGAGCACCTGTCCGCCACCGAACGCGCGGCATTCGACCGCGGCGAAGTCGTCATCGACCTGACCAACCGGTCGCTGCTGCGCCGGGTCGACCTGAGCGGCGACAAGTACATCGGCAGCGATGAAGAAGCCATCCACGCGCAAAACCTGCCGATCGACATCAAGGTGGCGCTGCAGATGGAAGCGGTGCGCTACCTGATCGTGGCGCTGGCGCTGCTGGTGCCGATCGGCATCTGGTCGCGCGCGCACTGGCGCGGCCTGCAGGAGCTGATGCAGGTGGCCGACCGCTTCGGTGCCGGCCAGCTGAAGGCGCGGGCCGAAATGAAGCCGGGCGACAGCATCTACCCGCTGGCCGAACGCATCAACCACATGGCCGGCCGTATCGAAACGCTGCTCGAATCGCAGCGCGGCCTGCTGCATTCGGTATCGCACGAGATCCGCACGCCGATCGCGCGGCTGGAATTCGCATTCGAGCTGTTGCACGACACGGCCGGGGATGTGCTGCTGCAAAAGCGCATCGGCAACATGCAGGACGACCTGACGGAGCTGAAATCGCTCGTCAACGAGCTGCTGGGCATGGCCCGGCTGGACAGCGACCAGCCGCTGCGCTATGAAACGTTCGACCTGACCGAGGCACTGCGCAGCTGCGCCAACTCGCTGCCGCCGGCCACGGTATCGCTGGATGTATCGGTGCCGGACGGCATGGGCACCTATTACGGCGACTGCCGGCTGCTGATGCGCGCCACCGGCAACCTGCTGCGCAACGCGCAGAAGTATGCGAACGGCAAGGTGGCGCTGTCGGCATCGAGCAAGCTGGGCGAGGTCACGATCAATGTCGACGACGACGGCCCCGGCATTCCGGAAGAGGAACGGGAAAAGGTGTTCGAGCCGTTCTACCGGCTCGACCGTTCGCGCGACCGCAACACGGGCGGCTTCGGGCTGGGGCTTTCCATCGCCGGCAAGGCCATCTCGCTGCATGGCGGCTCGCTGAAGATCGACACCTCCCCGCTCGGCGGCGCCCGCTTCACGATCAGCCTGCCTCCTGCTTGA
- a CDS encoding TonB-dependent receptor — MKVKKLAHMIALMGVAGSALAQEAAQPMQRVEITGSSIKRVAKEGALPVQTISFDTIQKAGITSAEQLLRLVSANGTGADNMTSGNNVFGADADRTSGGASFASLRGLGPNATLVLLNGRRLGNNGGSGKAVDLNSIPLAAISRVEILKDGASAIYGTDAIGGVVNFILKTDYRGLEASTTFNGTEAGGGMERRYSLLGGLGDLDSDGWNVMASVTREVNDQLASSQRDFANGYQPGRGLSPDTTGTPYANILTGAGTALGTGFRMPGDSTTYLQASLLSLQGNCDSVPGMSQYASELWTNVTPVTRTRFSCAYDYGGDYVMSFPVERTTGVSRGTFRIDDNHRIFVEVLGSRTETTAQLTPLQISTTLATGSAYPVGGPYYQNLSSYIPSFDATKPIIYKWRATPFGNRTQDVALDNYRALVAAEGTLAGKYDYKIGLSKSGSKAKVDLVDGYGYTDRIYAALGTGIINPWTGAGQSQTQQAADLIESTKFYGRLQHGRTTMTQLDGSISGEVFDLPAGAVSMAVGVDLRKETFGFAQDVDAARILLAPGNANLPQATRYVRAVYAEALVPVLKDLEVQLAVRRDNYSLIGATTNPKVAFRYQPKEWLLFRGSASKGFLAPSFAQLYAGRLSQELPNGVIDQEGCAAHPGNPDFCAIPRLDYNTGGNPNLRPETSKQGTLGIVVEPFRNFSASLDWWAINIKDRILNRTPQIVLQNWQYLQQYIVRDGATGTIDHVEAGWINAAGLKTRGVDVGLRYDGAYSGYKYAAVLDGTYMDSFKFAEFEGQPYKEQVSQFNTRDVYLRWKHSASVTVSKGNWSALLLQRYASGYNDQVPNGGKSGFPAGFDPRVHHYMKYDVSATYTGFRNTTLTVGIQNLLDEDPPFTAHNVDEVVGAGWDPRVADPRGRALSFNLKYKFF, encoded by the coding sequence GTGAAGGTTAAAAAGCTGGCGCACATGATTGCGCTGATGGGCGTTGCAGGGTCGGCTCTCGCACAGGAAGCGGCGCAGCCGATGCAGCGCGTGGAAATCACCGGCTCGAGCATCAAGCGCGTGGCCAAGGAAGGCGCGCTGCCGGTGCAGACGATTTCGTTCGACACGATCCAGAAGGCGGGCATCACCAGCGCCGAGCAGTTGCTGCGCCTGGTATCGGCCAACGGCACGGGCGCCGACAACATGACGTCCGGGAACAACGTGTTCGGCGCCGATGCCGACCGCACTTCCGGCGGCGCCTCGTTCGCCTCGCTGCGCGGCCTGGGCCCGAATGCCACGCTGGTGCTGCTCAACGGCCGCCGCCTCGGCAACAACGGCGGCAGCGGCAAGGCCGTGGACCTGAACTCGATTCCGCTGGCCGCGATCTCGCGCGTGGAAATCCTGAAGGACGGCGCCTCGGCGATCTACGGCACCGATGCGATCGGCGGCGTGGTCAACTTCATCCTGAAAACCGATTACCGCGGGCTGGAAGCTTCCACCACGTTCAACGGCACCGAGGCCGGCGGCGGCATGGAGCGCCGCTACTCGCTGCTGGGCGGGCTGGGCGACCTCGACTCCGACGGCTGGAACGTGATGGCCAGCGTGACGCGCGAAGTGAACGACCAGCTGGCCTCGAGCCAGCGCGATTTCGCCAACGGCTACCAGCCGGGCCGCGGCCTGTCGCCGGATACGACCGGCACGCCGTACGCCAATATCCTCACGGGTGCGGGGACCGCGCTGGGCACGGGCTTCCGCATGCCGGGCGACAGCACCACCTACCTGCAGGCCAGCCTGCTGAGCCTGCAGGGCAACTGCGATTCGGTGCCCGGCATGTCGCAATACGCCAGCGAGCTGTGGACCAATGTCACGCCGGTCACGCGCACGAGATTCTCGTGCGCCTACGACTACGGCGGCGACTATGTGATGAGCTTCCCGGTGGAGCGCACCACCGGCGTGTCGCGCGGCACGTTCAGGATCGACGACAACCACCGCATCTTCGTCGAGGTGCTCGGTTCGCGCACCGAGACGACGGCCCAACTGACCCCGCTGCAGATCTCCACCACACTGGCCACGGGCAGCGCCTATCCCGTGGGCGGCCCGTATTACCAGAACCTGTCGTCGTATATCCCCAGCTTCGACGCGACGAAGCCAATCATCTACAAGTGGCGCGCCACGCCGTTCGGCAACCGCACGCAGGATGTGGCGCTGGACAACTACCGCGCGCTGGTCGCCGCCGAGGGCACGCTCGCCGGCAAGTACGACTACAAGATCGGCCTGTCGAAATCGGGCAGCAAGGCCAAGGTGGACCTGGTCGACGGCTACGGCTACACGGACAGGATCTACGCGGCGCTGGGCACCGGCATCATCAACCCGTGGACCGGCGCCGGCCAGTCGCAGACGCAGCAGGCGGCGGACCTGATCGAATCGACCAAGTTCTATGGCCGGCTGCAGCACGGCCGCACCACGATGACCCAACTGGACGGCTCGATTTCCGGCGAAGTGTTCGACCTGCCGGCCGGCGCCGTGTCGATGGCGGTGGGTGTCGACCTGCGCAAGGAAACCTTCGGCTTCGCGCAGGACGTGGACGCGGCGAGGATCCTGCTGGCACCGGGCAATGCCAACCTGCCGCAGGCCACGCGCTACGTGCGCGCCGTCTATGCCGAGGCGCTGGTGCCCGTGCTGAAGGACCTGGAAGTGCAACTGGCGGTCCGCCGCGACAACTACAGCCTGATCGGCGCCACCACGAACCCGAAAGTGGCCTTCCGCTACCAGCCGAAGGAATGGCTGTTGTTCCGTGGCTCGGCCAGCAAGGGCTTCCTGGCGCCGAGCTTCGCGCAACTGTACGCGGGCCGCCTGTCGCAGGAACTGCCGAACGGCGTGATCGACCAGGAAGGCTGCGCCGCGCATCCGGGCAACCCGGATTTCTGCGCGATTCCGCGCCTGGACTACAACACCGGCGGCAACCCGAACCTGCGGCCGGAAACGTCGAAGCAGGGCACGCTGGGCATCGTGGTGGAACCGTTCCGCAATTTCTCGGCATCGCTGGACTGGTGGGCGATCAACATCAAGGACCGCATCCTGAACCGCACGCCGCAGATCGTGCTGCAGAACTGGCAGTACCTGCAGCAGTACATCGTGCGCGACGGAGCCACCGGCACGATCGACCACGTGGAAGCGGGCTGGATCAACGCGGCCGGCCTGAAGACACGCGGCGTGGACGTGGGCTTGCGGTATGACGGGGCCTACAGCGGCTACAAGTATGCGGCTGTGCTGGACGGCACCTACATGGACAGCTTCAAGTTCGCCGAGTTCGAAGGCCAGCCCTACAAGGAGCAGGTCAGCCAGTTCAACACGCGCGATGTGTACCTGCGCTGGAAGCACAGCGCCAGCGTGACGGTCTCGAAAGGCAACTGGAGCGCGCTGCTGCTGCAACGCTATGCCTCGGGCTACAACGACCAGGTGCCGAACGGCGGCAAGAGCGGCTTCCCGGCCGGCTTCGATCCGCGCGTGCACCACTACATGAAGTACGACGTGTCGGCCACCTACACCGGCTTCAGGAACACCACGCTCACCGTGGGCATCCAGAACCTGCTGGATGAAGACCCGCCGTTCACCGCGCACAACGTGGATGAAGTGGTGGGCGCCGGCTGGGATCCGCGGGTGGCCGATCCGCGCGGCCGCGCGCTGTCGTTCAACCTGAAATACAAGTTCTTCTGA
- a CDS encoding response regulator yields the protein MYRVMLVEDDARLADLVTEYLAGYEFKVDVVTRGDEALGRFKASPPDIVVLDLMLPGLDGMLVCRQLRDITRVPILIMTAREDSYDEVSLLEQGADDFINKPVQPRVLLARLRALLRRAQGKGAGDSLTFGALSIATSDRTVTWRGEPCVLSNTEYKLLLVLAESAGTVLSRDALLKKMRGIEFDGLDRSIDNSISKLRRKFDDADSEKIKTVWGEGYLFSPSAWAQ from the coding sequence ATGTATCGAGTAATGCTGGTGGAAGACGACGCCCGCCTGGCCGACCTGGTCACGGAGTATCTTGCGGGTTATGAGTTCAAGGTGGACGTGGTGACCCGCGGCGACGAGGCGCTGGGCCGTTTCAAGGCCAGTCCGCCCGATATCGTGGTGCTCGACCTGATGCTGCCCGGCCTGGACGGCATGCTGGTATGCCGCCAGTTGCGCGACATTACCAGGGTGCCGATCCTGATCATGACGGCGCGGGAAGATTCCTATGACGAAGTGTCGCTGCTGGAACAGGGCGCGGACGACTTCATCAACAAGCCGGTGCAACCCCGGGTACTGCTGGCCCGCCTGCGCGCGCTGCTGCGCCGTGCCCAGGGCAAGGGCGCCGGCGATTCGCTGACATTCGGCGCGCTGTCGATCGCCACCAGCGACCGCACGGTCACGTGGCGCGGCGAGCCCTGCGTGCTGAGCAATACCGAATACAAGCTGCTGCTGGTGCTGGCCGAATCCGCCGGCACCGTGCTGTCGCGCGACGCGCTGCTGAAAAAAATGCGCGGCATCGAATTCGACGGCCTGGACCGCAGCATCGACAACAGCATCTCGAAACTGCGGCGCAAGTTCGACGATGCCGATTCGGAAAAGATCAAGACCGTGTGGGGCGAGGGTTACCTGTTCTCGCCCTCCGCGTGGGCGCAATAA
- a CDS encoding acyl-CoA dehydrogenase family protein yields the protein MVLNEEHRMIRDALRDYARERLAPQAARWDREHHFPQAELKELAALGAFGVAVPEELGGAGLDYVSLALVLEEIAAGDGGTSTIISVNNCPVCSIAMMYADAAQKEQWLRPLAGGAMLGAFCLTEPHTGSDAAALRTTATRDGDDYVINGVKQFITSGKYADVAIVLAVTDKAAGKKGISAFWVPTAAPGYIVAGLEQKMGQHSSDTAQIVFENCRIPAENLIGEEGMGYKIALSGLEGGRIGIASQAVGMARAAFEAALAYAKDRETFGQPIFQHQSVQFKLSEMATQIEAARQLILHAASMKDAGLPCLKEAAMAKLFASEMAERVCSDAIQVHGGYGYVSDFPVERIYRDVRVCQIYEGTSDIQKLLIARSL from the coding sequence ATGGTACTGAACGAAGAACACCGCATGATCCGCGACGCGCTGCGCGATTATGCGCGCGAGCGCCTGGCGCCCCAGGCGGCGCGCTGGGACAGGGAACACCACTTCCCGCAGGCGGAGCTGAAGGAGCTGGCGGCGCTGGGAGCGTTCGGCGTGGCGGTGCCGGAGGAGCTGGGCGGTGCCGGGCTCGATTACGTATCGCTGGCGCTCGTGCTGGAGGAAATCGCGGCGGGCGACGGCGGCACGTCGACGATCATCTCCGTCAACAACTGCCCCGTCTGCAGTATCGCGATGATGTATGCGGACGCGGCGCAGAAAGAGCAATGGCTGCGCCCGCTCGCGGGCGGTGCGATGCTGGGCGCGTTTTGCCTGACCGAGCCGCACACCGGCAGCGATGCCGCCGCGCTGCGCACCACGGCAACGCGCGATGGCGACGATTACGTGATCAACGGCGTCAAGCAATTCATCACGTCCGGCAAGTATGCCGATGTGGCCATCGTGCTGGCCGTCACCGACAAGGCCGCCGGCAAGAAAGGCATCAGCGCATTCTGGGTACCGACCGCGGCGCCCGGCTATATCGTTGCCGGCCTCGAGCAGAAGATGGGCCAGCATTCGTCGGACACCGCGCAAATCGTGTTCGAGAACTGCCGCATCCCGGCCGAGAACCTGATCGGCGAGGAAGGCATGGGCTACAAGATCGCGTTGTCCGGCCTGGAAGGCGGACGCATCGGCATTGCATCGCAGGCGGTCGGCATGGCGCGTGCCGCGTTCGAAGCCGCGCTCGCTTATGCGAAGGATCGTGAGACATTCGGACAACCAATCTTCCAGCACCAGTCGGTACAATTCAAACTCTCCGAGATGGCAACGCAGATCGAAGCCGCGCGCCAGCTGATCCTGCACGCGGCGTCGATGAAGGATGCCGGACTGCCCTGCCTGAAGGAAGCGGCGATGGCCAAGCTGTTCGCGTCAGAGATGGCGGAGCGGGTCTGCTCCGATGCGATCCAGGTGCACGGCGGTTACGGGTACGTGTCCGACTTCCCGGTGGAACGGATCTACCGCGACGTGCGCGTCTGCCAGATCTACGAGGGCACTTCCGACATCCAGAAACTGCTGATCGCCCGGTCGCTGTAG
- a CDS encoding YihY/virulence factor BrkB family protein, whose translation MPILNRQAVAVVVGHPLRFVLQCVRGFRANQGLLLAGAVAYYSLLSIVPLLMLVVVALSHVIDPAELLDTIAHYLEWLVPGQSRAIVTEVAHFLEHRDLVGWFLVLTMLFFSSLAFSVLESAMCVIFIHRAAIRKRHYLASAILPYCYILCLGVGALIVTLVAGSLQVIGAESVRLFGVDWSLQGLSGALLYMLGLSGEVLLLSSIYMVMPVGRLSWQHALIGGITATILWEIARHVLVWYFSTLSQVNVVYGSMTTAIVVMFSLEIGATLLLFGAQVIAEYEKVVHGTPDVVTQLTAPRQEAR comes from the coding sequence ATGCCAATCCTCAACCGACAAGCCGTCGCCGTCGTGGTCGGCCACCCCCTGCGTTTCGTGCTGCAATGCGTGCGTGGCTTCCGCGCCAACCAGGGCCTGCTGCTGGCGGGCGCCGTCGCCTATTACTCGCTGCTGTCGATCGTGCCGCTGCTGATGCTGGTGGTGGTGGCGCTGTCGCATGTGATCGATCCCGCCGAGCTGCTCGACACGATCGCCCACTACCTGGAATGGCTGGTGCCGGGCCAGTCACGGGCCATCGTGACCGAGGTGGCGCACTTCCTCGAGCACCGCGACCTGGTCGGCTGGTTCCTCGTGCTGACGATGCTGTTCTTCAGCTCGCTTGCCTTCAGCGTGCTGGAAAGCGCGATGTGCGTGATCTTCATCCACCGCGCGGCGATCCGGAAGCGCCACTACCTGGCCTCGGCCATCCTTCCTTACTGCTACATCCTGTGCCTGGGCGTGGGGGCGCTGATCGTCACGCTGGTGGCCGGCAGCCTGCAGGTGATCGGCGCCGAGAGTGTGCGGCTGTTCGGGGTGGACTGGTCGCTGCAGGGCCTGTCCGGCGCGCTGCTGTACATGCTGGGGCTGTCGGGCGAGGTGCTGCTGCTGTCGTCGATCTACATGGTCATGCCGGTTGGCCGGCTCAGCTGGCAGCATGCGCTGATCGGCGGCATCACCGCCACGATATTGTGGGAAATCGCCCGGCACGTGCTGGTGTGGTATTTCTCCACCCTGTCGCAGGTGAACGTGGTGTACGGCTCGATGACGACGGCCATCGTGGTGATGTTCAGCCTGGAGATCGGCGCCACGCTGCTGCTGTTCGGCGCGCAGGTGATCGCCGAATACGAGAAGGTGGTGCATGGCACGCCGGACGTGGTGACGCAGCTGACGGCGCCCAGGCAGGAGGCACGCTGA